One genomic segment of Pseudomonas fortuita includes these proteins:
- the zwf gene encoding glucose-6-phosphate dehydrogenase, with the protein MTKQTIPAAPPCTLFLFGANGDLVKRLLMPALYNLSRDGLLDRNLRIVGVDHNPASAEEFAERLHAFMLERDKGGEGSAKCLDEKLWARLAKRLDYQTGDFLDPATYQALAKRIDKTSHGNAIFYLATSPRFFPEVAQRLGQAGLLDESGGGFRRVVVEKPFGTDLASAEALNACLLKVMGERQIYRIDHYLGKETVQNILVSRFSNGLFESFWNNHYIDHVQITAAETVGVETRGAFYDSTGALRDMVPNHLFQLLAMVAMEPPAAFGADAVRGEKAKVVGAIRPWSAKMALKNSVRGQYSAGKQGRKPLPGYRQEPNVAPDSQTETYVALKVMIDNWRWAGVPFYLRTGKRMSVRDTEIAICFKPAPYAQFRESELERPKPNYLKIQIQPNEGMWFDLQAKRPGPELVMENVELGFAYKDFFKMTSATGYETLIYDCLTGDQTLFQRADNIENGWRAVQPFLDAWAQDGEVHQYPAGEDGPDAGNELLTRDKREWHRLG; encoded by the coding sequence ATGACCAAACAGACCATTCCAGCCGCACCTCCCTGTACCCTGTTCCTGTTTGGCGCCAATGGCGACCTGGTCAAGCGCCTGCTGATGCCGGCGCTGTACAACCTCAGCCGCGACGGTTTGCTGGACCGCAACTTGCGCATCGTTGGCGTGGACCACAACCCGGCCAGCGCCGAGGAATTTGCAGAGCGCCTGCATGCGTTCATGCTCGAGCGGGATAAAGGCGGCGAGGGCAGCGCCAAGTGCCTGGACGAAAAGCTCTGGGCACGCCTGGCCAAGCGCCTGGATTACCAGACGGGCGATTTCCTCGACCCGGCCACTTACCAGGCCCTCGCCAAGCGCATCGACAAAACCAGCCACGGCAATGCGATCTTCTACCTGGCCACCTCGCCGCGTTTCTTCCCCGAGGTGGCGCAGCGCCTGGGGCAGGCCGGCTTGCTCGACGAGTCTGGCGGCGGCTTTCGCCGCGTCGTGGTCGAGAAGCCATTCGGCACCGACCTGGCCAGCGCCGAGGCGCTCAACGCCTGCCTGTTGAAAGTGATGGGCGAACGGCAGATCTACCGTATCGACCATTACCTGGGCAAAGAGACGGTGCAGAATATTCTGGTGAGCCGCTTCTCCAACGGCCTGTTCGAATCGTTCTGGAACAACCACTACATCGACCACGTGCAGATCACCGCTGCGGAAACGGTCGGCGTCGAAACCCGTGGTGCGTTCTACGACAGCACCGGGGCCCTGCGCGACATGGTTCCCAACCACCTGTTCCAGTTGCTGGCGATGGTGGCCATGGAGCCGCCGGCTGCGTTCGGGGCTGACGCGGTGCGCGGCGAAAAGGCCAAGGTGGTCGGTGCTATTCGCCCATGGTCGGCGAAAATGGCCCTGAAGAACTCGGTACGCGGCCAGTACAGTGCCGGCAAGCAGGGGCGCAAGCCGCTGCCCGGTTATCGGCAGGAGCCCAATGTCGCGCCTGACAGCCAGACCGAAACCTACGTGGCGCTGAAGGTGATGATCGACAACTGGCGCTGGGCCGGCGTGCCGTTCTACTTGCGCACCGGCAAGCGCATGAGCGTGCGCGACACCGAAATTGCCATTTGCTTCAAGCCCGCGCCGTATGCGCAGTTCCGCGAGTCGGAGCTGGAGCGGCCCAAGCCCAACTACCTGAAAATCCAGATTCAGCCCAACGAAGGCATGTGGTTCGACCTGCAGGCCAAACGGCCAGGGCCGGAGCTGGTGATGGAGAATGTGGAGCTGGGCTTTGCCTATAAAGACTTCTTCAAGATGACCTCGGCGACCGGCTACGAGACGCTGATTTACGACTGCCTGACCGGTGACCAGACCCTGTTCCAGCGGGCTGACAACATCGAGAACGGCTGGCGAGCGGTGCAGCCGTTTCTCGATGCCTGGGCCCAGGATGGCGAGGTGCATCAGTACCCGGCCGGTGAAGACGGGCCTGACGCTGGCAATGAATTGCTGACCCGCGACAAGCGCGAGTGGCACCGCTTGGGCTGA
- the gnd gene encoding phosphogluconate dehydrogenase (NAD(+)-dependent, decarboxylating), whose protein sequence is MQLGIVGLGRMGGNIARRLMRAGHRTVVHDRNREAITGLEGEGAQGAHDLGALVQKLKAPRAVWVMLPAGEPTEQTIAQLADLLEPGDAIIDGGNTFYKDDMRRAAELAKRGLHYLDVGTSGGVWGLDRGYCMMIGGEKDVFERLEPLFKALAPGVGDIPRTHGRSGEHQRAEHGYIHAGPPGAGHYVKMVHNGIEYGLMQAYAEGFDLLRSKGGNELPQDQRFDLNVAEIAEVWRRGSVVTSWLLDLTADALVADPQLSQFSGSVSDSGEGRWTIDAAVEQAVPVPVLSSALFARFRSRQQQGTYGDKILSAMRLGFGGHVEKKGE, encoded by the coding sequence ATGCAATTGGGAATCGTCGGGCTGGGCCGCATGGGCGGCAATATCGCAAGGCGCCTGATGCGCGCCGGCCACCGCACCGTGGTGCACGACCGCAACCGCGAGGCCATTACCGGGCTGGAGGGCGAGGGTGCCCAAGGCGCGCACGACCTTGGTGCGCTGGTACAAAAGCTGAAAGCCCCACGCGCAGTGTGGGTGATGCTGCCGGCCGGCGAGCCAACCGAGCAGACCATCGCGCAGTTGGCTGACCTGCTGGAACCGGGCGATGCGATCATCGACGGCGGCAATACCTTCTACAAGGACGACATGCGCCGTGCTGCCGAGCTGGCAAAACGCGGCCTGCATTACCTGGACGTCGGCACTTCTGGCGGCGTATGGGGCCTGGACCGTGGCTACTGCATGATGATCGGCGGCGAAAAGGACGTGTTCGAGCGCCTGGAGCCACTGTTCAAGGCGCTGGCCCCGGGCGTGGGTGACATCCCGCGTACTCATGGCCGCAGCGGCGAGCATCAGCGCGCCGAGCACGGCTATATCCACGCGGGCCCACCCGGCGCCGGGCACTACGTGAAAATGGTGCATAACGGTATCGAGTACGGCCTCATGCAGGCCTATGCCGAAGGCTTCGACCTGCTGCGCAGCAAAGGCGGCAACGAGCTGCCGCAAGACCAGCGCTTTGACCTGAACGTGGCCGAGATCGCCGAGGTGTGGCGGCGTGGCAGCGTGGTAACCTCATGGCTGCTCGACCTCACCGCCGATGCCTTGGTGGCCGACCCGCAGCTGTCGCAGTTCAGTGGCTCGGTATCCGACAGTGGCGAAGGCCGCTGGACCATCGATGCCGCCGTTGAGCAGGCGGTGCCGGTGCCGGTGCTGTCCAGCGCACTGTTTGCGCGCTTCCGCTCGCGCCAGCAGCAGGGCACGTATGGTGACAAGATCCTTTCGGCCATGCGCCTGGGCTTCGGTGGCCACGTCGAGAAGAAAGGCGAATGA